ATCTTAAAAAGGGCGGAAGAATTGGTAAGGCAAGTGCACTTATAGGATCATTATTAAACATTAAACCAATCCTGTCTTTAGATATCGATGGTGGTGTAATGTCTGTAGATAAAGCTCGCGGCAAGAAGAAAGCAGAGAAGGCAATTCTCCAAATCTTAAAAAATACATACGGGGATAAAGAACTGTCAGTTGCTCTCTGTCATGCCGACTCCATAGATACGGTTGAAGAATTTTCTTCAATACTTAAAGAAGAATTAAATATTGCTGACATTATGATTGCTGATATAGGACCAGTTATAGGCACACATGTGGGGCCAGGGGCTTGGGGAGTAATTGCACACGAGAAAAATTTAAAGTCTTAGCAAAACTATAATAATACATTGAGTGAGTAGAAGATGATAAATATATTTTCAAAGCCCTTAGAGGAATTAAAGGGTATAGGACCGAAAACGTCTTCGGAGTTTCGAAGCTTAGGTATAAATACAGTAAAGGATTTATTAGACTACTTCCCCTTTCGTTATGAAGATAGAAGTATCCAGAATGAAGAGAGCTTTATAGATGGGCAAACGATAACTTTTACTGGAAAAGTAATTAAAAATCCATATATACAACGAAGGGGAAGAACTGCTCGTCTTATTTTGACCGTTAGGTTAGGTGATTCACGTCAAATTAGATGTGTTTGGTTTAACCAGCCATATTTAGCTAGCAAACTTAAACTAAATACGGAAATAACGATTACAGGTAAGTATTCAGAGCAGCATAAACAAATAACAGTATCAAGCTATGAAATAAGGGCTGATAATCGGGAAATGATACACAGTAATGGTATCATTCCTATTTATTTTGGAACAAAATCATTGAATACGAATAAAATCAGAAAATTGATTGCAAGCATACTATTTATGCCACAAGTAGAAGTTGCGGAAGCGTTGCCAGAATATTTAAGTGAGCGCTATAAATTAATCGATAGGTATCAGGCATACAAATGGATACACTTTCCTGAAAATAGCTATCAGCTTAAGCAGGCCAAACGAAGGCTTATATTTGAAGAGTTTTTCTATTACCAATTAAAAATACAGCAGACTCGTAAGTTTTATAAAGTTAATACTAAGGATAAAACCCGTGAGTTTGACAATGATATACTAAACAATTTTATTGAAGGTCTAAGCTTTCAATTAACAGACGCTCAAAAAAATAGTCTTCAGGAAATTCTAACTGATATGGGTAGTAATAAAGTTATGTATCGTTTACTTCATGGTGATGTAGGGTCTGGGAAAACGATAATTGCTACTTTAGCGTTAATAGCAAATTGGACAAGTAATTATCAAGGTGTCTTAATGGTTCCGACGGAAATCTTAGCTGAGCAGCATTTTAAGAATATTTGTAGCGATGTTGCTCATTTGGGGATAAATGTTTGTTTGCTCACAAGTAAGTATACTAAATCCCAAAGAAATAATATAATCGAGGGCATTCAGGATAAAGAGTTCGATATTATAATCGGAACCCATGCTTTGTTTCAAGAAGATGTCATATATGCAGATTTAGGATTAGTAATAATTGATGAACAGCATCGTTTTGGTGTTCATCAAAGAGAGCTCTTGAGAATGAAGGGTAAATTGCCTGACTTGTTGCTAATGTCTGCAACGCCGATTCCGCGAACGATGGCCATGACCTTATATGGTGATATCGACATGTCGGTTTTAAATGAATTACCAGCAAGTAGGAAAAAAATCATAACTAAGTCCGACCCATTAAAACATGAAAACAAAATATTTTTACAATTAAAGGATATTTTAGATAATGGACAGCAGCTGTATATCGTATGTCCACTAATCGAAGAATCGGAACAGCTAAATTTGGAGAATGTATATGAAATAGCAGAGCGACTCTCTGACTACTTCGATTCATATAAAATAGGTATATTGCATGGTCGACTTACCAGCATTGAACGGGAGAATATTATGTTAGAGTTCATAGCTGGAGAAATCAACATACTCGTTGCAACAACAGTAATCGAGGTTGGTGTTAATGTACCTAACGCTTCAGCTATAGTCATATATAATGCTGAAAGATTCGGACTTGCTCAATTGCATCAGCTTAGGGGTAGGGTAGGTCGTGGTTCATATCAAGCTTACTGTTATCTAATTACTGATAGTACTACTGAGTCGTCAAAGGCTCGAATAGATGCAATGGAAAAATCAAATGATGGTTTTTTTCTCGCGGAACAGGATTTATTACTTAGGGGTCCTGGGGAAATGCTTGGAAAACGTCAAAGTGGCTTGCCGACATTTAAAATTGGTGATGTCATATTAGATATGAAGATTATGGAAGTGGCGAGAATGGAGGCTGCACAGCTTGTTAACGATGAGACCTTAGCCGAAAAAGTGTGTCTAGATAATATAATTACAGGAAGTAACTTCCTGGCATAAGAACTGTATATCGGGACAACCTAAGGCTAAGGAGGTGATAACATGGGAGTTGGACAAGAGCGTTCTAGTAACTGGTTAGTAGTGCCTGAAGCTTACCAAGCAATGGATAAATTCAAGTATGAAGTTGCTAGTGAGTTAGGTATTCAACCGCCAAGCAGTGGTTACTGGGGTAACATGACATCTCGTGATTGTGGAGCCGTTGGAGGCCATATGACTCGTAAATTGGTTCAAATGGGTGAGCAACAATTAATGAACCAAAAAGGATCATCTACAACATTCTAATTGAGTAGAAATAGTATAAGCGGACCCTAACGGGTCCGCTTTTAACATATGTGCACAAAAAAAGACAAGAAAAAATAAAAAAAAGTCCCTAGATTATTTTCTAGGGAAATTGACAAATGATAATTCATTTGCCTAATGGGAGAGGAGAAACCGGAGGAAGAACTTATGGGGAAAAGTCTTCTCCGCGGTTGTCCGACAGCAACCATTTGTTACTGTCAGATATAGTATGCACGATAAAACCATAAGTATACATTATTTGTTATTTATTTTACTATTTTATACTAATAATTAGAGTAGCGCATTCGAGATTGTTTTATTTTGTCGGACATTTACCTACATCATTGCTTATGCTATATTGATATTTATATAAAAAGATAGATACAATAATATGGACGTGATAAAATTGAGAGTTATTTCAGGAGACAAGCGAGGTATTTCATTAGAAGCTGTACCTGGCCAGAAAACGAGACCGACTACAGACAGGGTAAAGGAGTCAATATTTAATATAATTACACCCTACATTGATGGTGGGAAAGTATTAGATTTGTTTGCTGGATCGGGCGCCTTAGGTATAGAGACACTAAGTAGGGGTGCAGAATTCGCTGTTTTTATTGATGTTTCATTTAATTCTATCAAATGCATTAAAAAGAACCTGGCCCAAACTGAATATCAAAAAAGCGCAGAAGTTTATAAAGCTGATTGGAAAACAGCCATAGACAAACTTGCTAAGAGGGAAATGAAATTTGACTATGTATTTCTGGATCCACCATACGTTGAATTTCAAGAAAAAATACCTCAGATTGTGACAGCATTAGAAGAAAAAAATCTTTTATGCACAAATGCGATTATTGTTTGCGAGCATGAGAATAAATATAATATGCCGTTAATATCTGCAGAGTTATTCAAACAGCAACATTATAAGTACGGTAATACAGGAATAACAGTACTCTATAGACTGGGAGGCAATTAAAGTGAACATAGCAGTTTACCCTGGAAGTTTTGATCCAGTTACATACGGGCACCTTGATATCATTGAGCGAGGAGCAAAAATCTTTGATAAGGTTGTCGTTGCAATTTTAGAAAATCCAAATAAAAATCCCCTTTTTTCTATTGATCAGCGAAAGCAGCTACTGATATCGGCAACTTCGAACTTAAGTAATGTAGAAATCGATAGCTTCCATGGGTTATTAGCTGATTATATGCTACACATAAATGCAAGGGCTATAATAAAAGGGTTACGAGCCGTCTCTGATTTTGAATATGAACTACAAATGGCGTCAATAAATAAGAAGCTAGCGCCAGAAGTTGAAACATTTTTTATGATGACAAACAATAATTATTCTTTTTTAAGCTCAAGCGTCGTAAAAGAGGTCGCAAAATATGGTGGAGATATTAGTGATTTAGTTCCTGAAAATGTATTAGAGGCTTTTAAAAAAATCTACGATTAATAAATCGCTGTCTTGCATATATCAGGAGGCTTATCATTAACATAAATGTTAGGATAGAAAGACTCATTGTAGCCATGATAACCCAGTAATTCCATAGCTTGAATTCGATTGGAGCCTGGGAATATGAAAATACAGGTATAGCATGATGGCTTAATAAA
The sequence above is a segment of the Desulfuribacillus alkaliarsenatis genome. Coding sequences within it:
- the rsmD gene encoding 16S rRNA (guanine(966)-N(2))-methyltransferase RsmD, which encodes MRVISGDKRGISLEAVPGQKTRPTTDRVKESIFNIITPYIDGGKVLDLFAGSGALGIETLSRGAEFAVFIDVSFNSIKCIKKNLAQTEYQKSAEVYKADWKTAIDKLAKREMKFDYVFLDPPYVEFQEKIPQIVTALEEKNLLCTNAIIVCEHENKYNMPLISAELFKQQHYKYGNTGITVLYRLGGN
- the coaD gene encoding pantetheine-phosphate adenylyltransferase gives rise to the protein MNIAVYPGSFDPVTYGHLDIIERGAKIFDKVVVAILENPNKNPLFSIDQRKQLLISATSNLSNVEIDSFHGLLADYMLHINARAIIKGLRAVSDFEYELQMASINKKLAPEVETFFMMTNNNYSFLSSSVVKEVAKYGGDISDLVPENVLEAFKKIYD
- a CDS encoding alpha/beta-type small acid-soluble spore protein, which gives rise to MGVGQERSSNWLVVPEAYQAMDKFKYEVASELGIQPPSSGYWGNMTSRDCGAVGGHMTRKLVQMGEQQLMNQKGSSTTF
- the recG gene encoding ATP-dependent DNA helicase RecG; amino-acid sequence: MINIFSKPLEELKGIGPKTSSEFRSLGINTVKDLLDYFPFRYEDRSIQNEESFIDGQTITFTGKVIKNPYIQRRGRTARLILTVRLGDSRQIRCVWFNQPYLASKLKLNTEITITGKYSEQHKQITVSSYEIRADNREMIHSNGIIPIYFGTKSLNTNKIRKLIASILFMPQVEVAEALPEYLSERYKLIDRYQAYKWIHFPENSYQLKQAKRRLIFEEFFYYQLKIQQTRKFYKVNTKDKTREFDNDILNNFIEGLSFQLTDAQKNSLQEILTDMGSNKVMYRLLHGDVGSGKTIIATLALIANWTSNYQGVLMVPTEILAEQHFKNICSDVAHLGINVCLLTSKYTKSQRNNIIEGIQDKEFDIIIGTHALFQEDVIYADLGLVIIDEQHRFGVHQRELLRMKGKLPDLLLMSATPIPRTMAMTLYGDIDMSVLNELPASRKKIITKSDPLKHENKIFLQLKDILDNGQQLYIVCPLIEESEQLNLENVYEIAERLSDYFDSYKIGILHGRLTSIERENIMLEFIAGEINILVATTVIEVGVNVPNASAIVIYNAERFGLAQLHQLRGRVGRGSYQAYCYLITDSTTESSKARIDAMEKSNDGFFLAEQDLLLRGPGEMLGKRQSGLPTFKIGDVILDMKIMEVARMEAAQLVNDETLAEKVCLDNIITGSNFLA